One genomic window of Polyangium aurulentum includes the following:
- a CDS encoding arsenate reductase ArsC: MPTPRSILFLCVANSARSQMAEGLARKLWGDRVRIQSAGSSPSRVNPFAIEVTREVGVDLTTHASKSVDTIDPASVDMVITLCAEEVCPVFLGKVPRLHWPIPDPASDDPSLSRAQMLERFRAARGQIQARLEALASLFDLPEGP; encoded by the coding sequence ATGCCGACTCCCAGGAGCATCCTCTTTCTCTGCGTCGCGAATTCGGCCCGCAGCCAGATGGCGGAGGGTCTCGCGCGGAAGCTTTGGGGCGACCGCGTGCGGATCCAGAGCGCCGGTAGCAGCCCGTCGCGCGTCAATCCCTTCGCCATCGAGGTGACGCGGGAGGTCGGCGTCGACCTGACCACGCACGCGTCGAAGTCGGTGGACACGATCGATCCTGCGTCGGTCGACATGGTCATCACGCTCTGTGCCGAGGAGGTTTGCCCTGTCTTCCTGGGCAAAGTCCCGCGTCTCCACTGGCCGATCCCCGACCCCGCGAGCGACGACCCCTCGCTGTCCCGCGCGCAGATGCTCGAGCGCTTCCGCGCGGCCCGCGGCCAGATTCAGGCTCGCCTGGAAGCGCTCGCATCGCTCTTCGACCTCCCCGAAGGGCCGTAG
- a CDS encoding chloride channel protein, translating into MTGRERLAALGQWILLGSLVGVLCGAASALFLWLLERATALRTGHEVIVYTLPLAGLVIGWIYERLGQSIKAGNNLVIDTIHDEGPEIPLRMAPMVLIGTVLTHVFGGSAGREGTAVQMGASITDWVSHRLRVSKQVRRQLLAAGVAGGFGSVFGTPIAGTVFGLEFIVLGRIEYDALVPALVASVIGDMTTRALGIGHTHYPPAPHVPLTPVLLLEWLVFAAAVALVTTTFIELTHAIKKRGEALFPRLPVRMLLGGLVVVGLWKLVGTSDYLGLGVPMIVRAFEDPSFPAHAFALKLVFTAVTLGAGFLGGEVTPLFFVGAALGNVLARLLGIPIELGAGVGLAAVFAASSNTPLALSIMAMELLGAPVFPHVVIVCVLAYLLSGHRSIYPAQRLLNGKGGARLARPTTLRELTATPPPAAPKKEGAP; encoded by the coding sequence ATGACAGGACGCGAGCGGCTCGCGGCCCTCGGCCAGTGGATCCTCCTCGGCTCGCTCGTCGGCGTGCTGTGCGGCGCGGCTTCCGCGCTCTTTCTGTGGCTCCTCGAGCGCGCGACGGCGCTGCGAACGGGGCACGAGGTCATCGTCTACACGCTCCCCCTCGCGGGCCTCGTCATCGGCTGGATCTACGAGCGCCTCGGGCAGTCGATCAAAGCGGGCAACAACCTCGTCATCGACACCATCCACGACGAGGGGCCCGAGATCCCGCTGCGGATGGCGCCGATGGTGCTCATCGGGACCGTGCTCACGCACGTCTTCGGCGGCAGCGCCGGGCGCGAGGGGACCGCGGTCCAGATGGGCGCGAGCATCACGGACTGGGTCTCGCATCGGCTGCGGGTGAGCAAGCAGGTCCGGCGACAGCTGCTCGCAGCGGGCGTCGCGGGTGGGTTCGGCTCGGTCTTCGGCACGCCGATCGCCGGCACCGTCTTCGGCCTCGAGTTCATCGTGCTCGGGCGCATCGAGTACGACGCGCTCGTTCCCGCGCTGGTGGCTTCGGTCATCGGCGACATGACCACGCGCGCCCTGGGGATCGGGCACACGCACTACCCGCCCGCCCCCCACGTGCCGCTGACGCCGGTTCTGCTCCTCGAGTGGCTCGTCTTCGCGGCCGCGGTCGCCCTCGTGACGACCACGTTCATCGAGCTGACCCACGCCATCAAGAAGCGCGGCGAGGCGCTCTTCCCGCGGCTGCCCGTGCGCATGCTCCTCGGCGGCCTCGTGGTGGTCGGGCTGTGGAAGCTCGTCGGCACGAGCGACTACCTGGGCCTCGGCGTGCCGATGATCGTGCGCGCGTTCGAGGACCCGAGCTTCCCGGCGCACGCCTTCGCGTTGAAGCTCGTCTTCACCGCCGTGACCTTGGGAGCAGGCTTCCTGGGAGGTGAGGTCACGCCCTTGTTCTTCGTGGGCGCGGCGCTCGGCAACGTGCTCGCCCGGCTCCTCGGCATCCCCATCGAGCTGGGTGCAGGCGTCGGGCTCGCCGCCGTCTTCGCGGCGTCGTCGAACACGCCGCTCGCGCTGTCGATCATGGCCATGGAGCTGCTCGGCGCGCCCGTGTTCCCGCACGTCGTCATCGTCTGCGTGCTGGCCTATCTGCTCTCGGGCCACCGGAGCATCTACCCGGCGCAGCGCCTGCTCAACGGCAAGGGCGGCGCCCGGCTCGCGCGCCCCACGACCTTGCGCGAGCTCACGGCCACGCCCCCGCCTGCGGCTCCGAAGAAGGAGGGCGCACCATGA